The following coding sequences lie in one Lacerta agilis isolate rLacAgi1 chromosome 4, rLacAgi1.pri, whole genome shotgun sequence genomic window:
- the GPR183 gene encoding G-protein coupled receptor 183 codes for MATAWATAASTAHQTNNSTCDLYEHSDTAHILLPMFYSVIFLIGMLGNALAFAVIVKNRKKMNSTTIYSTNLVVSDILFTTALPGRIAYYALGFHWPFGEALCRLSALVFYINIYAAVNFMTCLSIDRFVAVVHPLRTKIRRVKCATYICCFVWCLVLAQTIPLLLQKMSYQEGERITCMEYPNFERIANLPWILLGACLLGYLFPLGIILVCYSKISCKLCHIARENPLAEKSGTNKKAFNTIIFIIVVFVICLTPYHVAIIVYMIKKIVLKDIIPCSSQQIFQKTLHYTVFLMNLNCCLDPFIYFFACRGYKRTIMKILRRQGSVSLSSAVKTVPEESSRDIGDTQLSPLSTSLNGKR; via the coding sequence ATGGCAACAGCCTGGGCCACCGCTGCCTCGACAGCCCATCAGACTAATAATTCAACTTGCGACCTATATGAGCACAGCGATACGGCACATATCCTGTTGCCCATGTTCTACAGTGTTATTTTCTTAATTGGAATGCTTGGAAACGCACTTGCTTTTGCTGTAATCGTTAAGAACAGAAAGAAGATGAATTCTACGACTATTTACTCAACCAATCTTGTTGTATCAGACATTCTTTTCACTACGGCATTGCCTGGAAGAATAGCATACTACGCACTGGGCTTTCACTGGCCATTTGGAGAAGCACTCTGCAGACTCTCAGCACTTGTCTTTTACATCAACATTTATGCCGCTGTCAACTTCATGACATGCCTGAGCATTGACAGGTTTGTCGCCGTGGTTCATCCTTTACGCACAAAGATAAGAAGAGTTAAATGTGCCACATATATCTGTTGCTTTGTGTGGTGTCTTGTACTTGCCCAAACCATTCCATTGCTTTTACAAAAAATGTCATACCAGGAAGGAGAAAGAATAACATGCATGGAATACCCAAACTTTGAACGAATTGCAAATCTCCCTTGGATACTTCTTGGAGCCTGCCTTCTGGGATATCTATTCCCCCTTGGGATTATACTAGTCTGTTACTCTAAAATTAGTTGCAAACTCTGCCATATTGCAAGAGAAAACCCACTAGCTGAAAAGTCCGGAACCAACAAGAAGGCTTTTAATACAATTATTTTTATCATCGTTGTCTTTGTCATCTGCCTTACTCCGTATCATGTTGCCATTATTGTATACATGATTAAAAAGATTGTGCTTAAAGATATCATTCCATGCAGCAGTCAGCAAATCTTCCAAAAGACCCTCCATTACACTGTTTTCCTGATGAATTTAAACTGCTGCTTGGATCCTTTTATCTATTTCTTTGCATGTAGAGGATACAAAAGAACAATCATGAAAATATTGAGACGTCAAGGAAGCGTATCATTATCGAGCGCGGTCAAAACAGTTCCTGAGGAAAGCTCTCGTGATATAGGAGACACACAGCTGTCTCCCCTTTCAACATCTTTAAATGGAAAAAGGTGA